Below is a genomic region from Spirosoma radiotolerans.
CGGTGATCATGCCCAGCTAAGGCGACTTTTTCAGAATTTAATGAGCAACGCGTTGAAATTTCGCCGTGCTGATGAATCAGGTAATCTTATTGCTCCCCAAATTCAGATAAACGCTCACCTCATATCCGAGGGTGACCTGCCCCCTACCGTGAAGCCTGCCCGAACGGCTACGGCTTACCATCGAATTGATGTGATTGACAATGGCATTGGCTTCGATGAAAAATACCTGGACCGCATTTTTCAGGTTTTCCAGCGGCTTCATGGTCGGAATGAATATGCTGGCACTGGCATCGGTCTGGCTATCTGCGAAAAAGTAGCGGCTAATCATGAGGGAATCCTCTGGGCGAGTAGTCAACTGGGCTTGGGCTCCACCTTTTTCGTGTATTTGCCCGTACAGACGGAAAGCCTAGAAGCCAGTTGAGTGAATCGCCTGATGAGGCAGGCGATTCACTCAGGCAGCTTGTCAACGTCTGGCGCCTGCTTTCGTCCCGGATGCCGTTGTCCCTTTATCTAAACCGGCTTCGGCCAGCAGCAGCAACAGTATCCGTTGCATACCCAGGTATCCTTTGTCATTCAACCACCACTCGTTCAGGGAATGTTCTCCTCCGCCAATGCCTCCGCTGCCGATGGTTACGGCCGGAATACCCAGCGCAATAGGCGTATTGGCGTTTGTAGAAGCCACTTCTAATTGAGGAGTTGCGTTCATGTAAGTAGTCACGGCCATGGCCCGCTGGACAATAGCGGTTGTCTGCTCAGTTTTCCCCGATGGCCGGTCGCCAATTTTCTTCACATCAACGGTGAGGTCGGGGCCTTGCCGTTTCATGCCGTTTTCTTCTGTCAAGGCCCGTTGTACAGCCGTTTGCAGTAACTGATCCACTTCATTGAGTTTTTCGGGACTTTCGGAGCGCATATCTACTTCCATCCACGATTCGTAGGGAATGGCATTCACCGATGTGCCGCCACCCACAACGCTGACGCTATAAGTGGTTTTCACGCCCTGCCGCGTAACCTTGTCAGCTTCCGTTGTGAAGTAATGAATAGCTTTTCCCAGCGCACCGTGCGGATTGACAATGCCAAATGACCCATAGGAGTGCCCGCCGGGCCCTTTAAACGTGATCCGATAGCGATGCGAGCCCAACCCACGATGAACAATCGAACTAATCCCATCGCCATCGACGGCAATGTATGAATCGACTTTCTGGCTTCCTTTTCGCAGTAAATGTTTAACCCCTCGAAGATCGCCCAGGCCCTCCTCACCCACAGCACCAACAAACAACACGTCGGCGTCGGTCTCGATGGCTGCCTTCTCCATGCCTTTCAATACGGCCAGAATAGCGGTCAGCCCACGCGTGTCATCGCCGATACCAGGCGCATAGAGCGTATCGCCTTTGTACTTCACTTTTACATCCGTGCCTTCCGGAA
It encodes:
- a CDS encoding M20/M25/M40 family metallo-hydrolase; this translates as MNRKLTLFTFAFVATYYTTLPLLAQQTNPKTPPVAGVDKRYIDEVKALGDQPAVKKAFQIFVDLEPQTKQDHLNLTETPSPPFKEGVRAKKYAAMLKEAGADSVWIDEVSNVIAKRKGRSGKRTVVVESHLDTVFPEGTDVKVKYKGDTLYAPGIGDDTRGLTAILAVLKGMEKAAIETDADVLFVGAVGEEGLGDLRGVKHLLRKGSQKVDSYIAVDGDGISSIVHRGLGSHRYRITFKGPGGHSYGSFGIVNPHGALGKAIHYFTTEADKVTRQGVKTTYSVSVVGGGTSVNAIPYESWMEVDMRSESPEKLNEVDQLLQTAVQRALTEENGMKRQGPDLTVDVKKIGDRPSGKTEQTTAIVQRAMAVTTYMNATPQLEVASTNANTPIALGIPAVTIGSGGIGGGEHSLNEWWLNDKGYLGMQRILLLLLAEAGLDKGTTASGTKAGARR